From Weissella confusa, a single genomic window includes:
- the yycH gene encoding two-component system activity regulator YycH, translated as MINRLHYRFKVLFRRFGLVAMLILAIGISIALSVSLWRSPGRDLNHDKSDADATQQVVASKSLTDLYGFDQLVYNEDNVQYSVIDYRPTTTKMIKRLSTWEVGDYTKQKLTDAAYLNALSKKETVLMSFPDAVAGGVVNQIMTNDVDLPNNAEINRIRVPQKAKNEVLFMDDKHRTTYRYAIKSATKSFASFKMSDERVKVKFELNGKRVLTDALESVSLRSYSYLMETNATNNYLSALFAGTTTPSANRNGNTLTYNDGVSRQMTVDTVSGVAKYDAYDVSDLGKTFNQRMAKGYDWLVRIHQIPDNIYFFESHDMGRHLIYRLYVNGLPIFNQTAYGTVQMKQHDSRHQEIDFSQYSLQVPLPADNNVRVTLPTSDEVIKQLAGAGVPKKSITNMAYGYRWVSDTNQNIVTLQPEWYFEVGSTWQAVNDKLAENQGGTN; from the coding sequence ATGATTAATCGACTACATTATCGTTTCAAAGTGCTATTCCGCCGTTTTGGATTAGTGGCGATGCTGATTCTAGCGATTGGCATTAGTATCGCGCTGTCAGTTAGTCTATGGCGTAGTCCGGGACGTGATTTGAATCATGATAAAAGTGATGCTGACGCGACGCAGCAAGTCGTGGCGTCAAAGTCGCTCACGGACCTATACGGTTTTGATCAATTAGTGTACAACGAAGATAATGTGCAGTATTCAGTTATTGATTATCGTCCGACGACTACGAAAATGATTAAGCGTTTGTCGACATGGGAAGTTGGTGACTATACCAAGCAAAAGCTGACGGACGCGGCTTATCTAAATGCCTTGTCTAAGAAGGAAACGGTATTAATGAGCTTTCCGGATGCCGTTGCCGGTGGGGTGGTTAACCAAATCATGACCAATGATGTTGATTTGCCAAATAACGCTGAAATTAATCGTATTCGGGTGCCGCAAAAGGCTAAGAATGAAGTGTTGTTCATGGATGATAAGCACCGAACAACTTATCGATATGCAATTAAAAGCGCAACTAAGTCGTTTGCTAGTTTCAAAATGAGTGACGAACGCGTCAAAGTTAAATTTGAACTTAATGGTAAGCGTGTGTTGACTGATGCGTTGGAATCTGTGTCGTTGCGTTCATATAGCTACTTAATGGAAACAAATGCGACGAATAATTATTTGTCAGCACTCTTTGCTGGTACGACGACGCCAAGTGCTAATCGCAATGGCAATACGTTGACCTACAATGATGGGGTGTCACGTCAAATGACGGTGGATACTGTTTCTGGTGTGGCTAAGTATGACGCCTATGACGTATCTGATTTGGGCAAGACGTTTAATCAACGTATGGCTAAAGGATATGATTGGCTGGTGCGAATTCACCAAATTCCTGACAATATCTACTTTTTTGAAAGTCATGACATGGGACGTCATTTGATTTACCGTCTTTACGTGAACGGGTTGCCGATCTTTAACCAAACTGCTTACGGTACGGTTCAAATGAAGCAACACGATAGTCGTCACCAAGAAATTGATTTTTCACAGTACTCATTGCAGGTGCCTTTGCCAGCAGATAATAACGTGCGCGTGACGCTACCGACATCAGATGAAGTGATTAAGCAGTTGGCTGGCGCTGGTGTGCCTAAAAAGTCGATTACGAATATGGCGTATGGTTATCGCTGGGTGTCAGATACCAATCAAAATATCGTGACGTTGCAGCCTGAGTGGTACTTTGAAGTTGGTAGCACCTGGCAAGCGGTCAATGATAAGCTAGCTGAAAATCAAGGGGGAACGAACTGA
- a CDS encoding two-component system regulatory protein YycI: MDFKKILATFLVVFVAIDIFLAFQWFQIHQPTANPTATESILSEMKSDGIQVGELDTDSQTGAYIGGQDGDEFLKANMDSLDKRWSTKLTGNQLTATLDKPVFMGTSRSDVRKSLQKLVDDKTQVIAGAQYVYDAKLTEYANNDSDNSAMVVYTQKMTNRRQFMTSRAQIRFLLDKNHDLKGYTQTYVSNAQVLRDSTTLISEEKALIGAYQYNEIPNNGKLNWSHMGYAPLTTVGNDTIFVPAWIFSVTDGTGNTTLLRINALNGALMK, from the coding sequence ATGGATTTCAAAAAAATCTTAGCGACTTTCTTAGTGGTTTTTGTGGCTATCGATATCTTTTTGGCTTTTCAATGGTTTCAAATTCACCAACCAACTGCCAATCCAACGGCAACGGAAAGCATTCTGTCAGAGATGAAGAGTGATGGTATTCAAGTTGGTGAGTTAGATACTGATTCCCAAACTGGTGCCTATATCGGTGGTCAAGATGGCGATGAGTTCCTAAAAGCTAATATGGACAGTTTGGACAAGCGATGGTCAACTAAGCTTACCGGCAACCAGCTAACAGCAACGTTAGATAAGCCGGTGTTTATGGGAACGTCACGATCGGATGTACGTAAGTCACTACAAAAGCTGGTTGATGATAAGACGCAAGTGATTGCGGGTGCCCAATATGTGTATGATGCGAAGTTAACGGAGTATGCGAATAATGATTCGGATAATTCAGCGATGGTGGTCTACACACAAAAGATGACGAACCGACGCCAATTTATGACGTCACGTGCGCAAATTCGATTCTTATTGGATAAGAATCATGATTTGAAGGGGTATACCCAAACGTACGTATCGAATGCCCAGGTGTTGCGTGACTCAACCACGTTGATTTCGGAAGAAAAAGCGTTGATTGGGGCTTATCAATATAATGAAATTCCAAATAATGGTAAGTTGAATTGGAGTCATATGGGTTATGCACCATTAACAACAGTTGGTAATGATACGATTTTTGTACCAGCATGGATCTTTTCGGTGACGGATGGTACTGGTAACACGACGTTATTACGAATCAATGCATTGAATGGCGCCTTAATGAAATAA
- a CDS encoding MBL fold metallo-hydrolase — MASDFHVSMLASGSKGNVTYIETPTHKVLVDAGLSGKKIDGLMNQIGRSLTDVDALFVTHEHSDHIAGVGVLARKYGFDVYANAKTWDAMAGKIGKIKPEQMNILEAGQTKLFGDLDVESFSVSHDAADPQFYAFHHDNKTFAMLTDTGYVNDRIVGTIRNADAVLMEANHDYEMLRMGGYAWNLKQRILSDQGHLSNEDGALALTEILGDRTKNVFLGHLSQENNQKPLAHLTVQSVLEEHDFGVGHDFNLFDTDPAQATKLLDI; from the coding sequence ATGGCAAGTGATTTTCATGTGTCAATGTTGGCCTCTGGCAGTAAGGGAAACGTCACGTATATTGAAACGCCGACGCATAAAGTGCTAGTTGATGCTGGCTTGTCGGGGAAAAAGATTGATGGGCTGATGAATCAAATCGGCCGTTCATTGACGGATGTTGACGCATTGTTTGTGACGCACGAGCACAGTGACCACATCGCAGGTGTTGGTGTGTTGGCACGTAAGTATGGCTTTGATGTTTACGCAAATGCGAAGACGTGGGACGCGATGGCGGGTAAGATTGGTAAAATTAAGCCAGAACAGATGAATATTTTGGAAGCCGGCCAGACAAAGCTGTTTGGCGATTTGGACGTCGAGAGTTTTAGTGTTTCTCACGACGCGGCTGATCCACAATTCTATGCCTTCCATCACGACAACAAGACGTTTGCGATGCTGACGGATACCGGTTATGTTAATGATCGCATTGTTGGGACGATTCGAAACGCGGACGCGGTGTTGATGGAAGCGAACCACGATTATGAAATGCTACGCATGGGCGGGTACGCTTGGAATTTGAAACAACGTATCTTGAGTGATCAAGGGCACTTGTCTAATGAAGATGGGGCGTTAGCGTTGACTGAGATTTTGGGTGACCGTACGAAGAACGTGTTCTTGGGTCACTTGAGTCAAGAAAATAATCAAAAGCCATTGGCTCATTTGACGGTGCAATCAGTTTTGGAAGAACATGACTTTGGGGTTGGCCATGATTTTAATCTATTTGATACCGACCCAGCGCAAGCGACGAAATTATTAGACATTTAA
- a CDS encoding S1C family serine protease, translating into MTENEKRSGSKSSMKVAIVGLVAGLIGGGAAAGGVAYLNNSGMLAPSTVTTGKTTPVKVSNSNVKGTSDATKAFNKVSGAVVSVINLQKQQSLGDSMFGGLTSDYGNSSSNDSDSSDLQTASEGSGVIYKKQGGTAYIVTNNHVVAGSNALQVLLSDGTKLTATLVGTDEQTDLAVLKVNSSKVSEVADFADSSKIEPGQSVLAIGSPLGSEYATSVTEGIISATKREVDATDESGNSLGKATVIQTDAAINPGNSGGPLVNLAGQVVGINSMKLASSSDGTSVEGMGFAIPSDTVVSIINELEKNGKVERPALGVTMVDLSNVSTSDQASVLNLPTSVSGGVVVMGTTDGSAAAEAGLKKYDVITKIDDTDITGSGDLRDALYKHKVGDTIKITYYRDGKAKTVDAKLTKTTSSLTSSSESN; encoded by the coding sequence ATGACTGAAAATGAAAAGCGTAGTGGTAGCAAGTCATCAATGAAGGTGGCGATTGTTGGTTTAGTTGCTGGTTTGATTGGCGGTGGTGCGGCAGCAGGGGGTGTTGCCTACTTGAACAACTCGGGCATGTTGGCGCCTTCAACGGTGACGACTGGCAAGACGACACCGGTTAAAGTTAGCAATTCAAATGTGAAGGGAACATCAGATGCAACAAAGGCCTTTAACAAAGTTTCAGGTGCGGTTGTATCAGTGATTAACCTACAAAAGCAACAATCATTGGGCGATTCAATGTTTGGTGGTTTGACGAGCGATTACGGTAACAGTTCAAGTAACGATAGCGATTCTTCAGATTTGCAAACGGCTTCAGAAGGATCAGGTGTCATCTACAAGAAGCAAGGCGGTACGGCTTACATCGTAACGAACAATCACGTTGTGGCTGGTTCAAATGCATTGCAAGTGTTGTTGAGCGATGGCACGAAGTTGACGGCAACGTTGGTAGGAACTGACGAGCAAACTGACTTGGCTGTTTTGAAGGTTAATTCATCAAAGGTGTCAGAAGTCGCTGATTTTGCTGATTCATCAAAGATTGAACCAGGTCAATCGGTGTTGGCCATTGGGTCACCGTTGGGTTCTGAATACGCAACGTCAGTAACTGAAGGTATTATCTCAGCAACGAAGCGTGAAGTTGATGCGACAGACGAAAGTGGTAACTCACTTGGTAAGGCGACGGTTATTCAAACTGACGCGGCCATTAACCCTGGTAACTCAGGTGGACCGTTGGTTAACCTTGCCGGCCAAGTCGTGGGTATTAACTCAATGAAGTTGGCGTCATCATCTGATGGTACATCTGTTGAAGGAATGGGATTTGCAATTCCATCAGATACAGTTGTAAGCATCATTAACGAGTTGGAAAAGAACGGTAAGGTAGAACGTCCAGCACTTGGTGTGACGATGGTTGATTTGAGCAATGTCTCAACGTCTGATCAAGCAAGTGTCTTGAACCTACCAACTAGTGTTTCTGGTGGTGTTGTGGTGATGGGTACGACTGACGGTTCTGCAGCTGCTGAGGCTGGCTTGAAGAAGTACGACGTTATTACGAAGATTGATGATACTGATATTACGGGTTCTGGTGATTTGCGTGATGCCTTGTACAAGCACAAGGTAGGCGATACCATCAAGATTACTTACTACCGCGATGGTAAGGCCAAGACGGTTGATGCCAAGTTAACGAAGACAACGAGCTCATTAACATCATCTTCTGAGTCAAATTAG
- a CDS encoding DUF1934 domain-containing protein: MADSANGYPVTLKLTTVIRQEGDEETFTFEETGTITPMGETLYLRYIEHQAGLETPVTFKLTPTGEVSLKRSGQSDVRLQFAPDATIPTRYVTPQGSMSIDVRTNDLKTVLNDDFGHINVAYSLLAGETLLGDYSLELHFEK, translated from the coding sequence ATGGCAGATTCAGCCAACGGATATCCAGTAACATTGAAATTAACTACAGTCATCCGCCAAGAAGGTGACGAAGAGACATTTACGTTCGAAGAGACTGGTACCATCACCCCTATGGGCGAAACGTTGTACTTGCGTTACATCGAACACCAAGCTGGTTTGGAAACACCGGTGACGTTTAAGTTGACCCCCACCGGTGAAGTATCACTCAAGCGCTCTGGTCAAAGTGATGTGCGCTTGCAATTCGCACCAGATGCTACAATTCCAACGCGTTACGTGACACCACAAGGATCAATGTCAATTGATGTTCGCACAAATGATTTGAAAACCGTCCTCAACGACGATTTTGGACACATTAACGTCGCCTACTCACTCCTAGCTGGCGAGACCTTGCTAGGTGATTATTCACTTGAGCTTCACTTTGAAAAGTAA
- a CDS encoding HD domain-containing protein: MTTEVKEKVFRDPVHNFIRVQDQVILDLIGTSEFQRLRRIKQLGVASAVFHGAEHSRFSHSLGVYEIARQFADHLEKFYPTQEPGDGLWDPSERLLLLTSALLHDLGHGPYSHTFEHIFNTDHESYTQQIILSPETEINQVLRQVAPDFPTKVASVIAKTYENPQVVQLISSQIDADRMDYLLRDAYYSGATYGEFDLARIIHVMRPYKGGIAFDQKGMYAVEDYVVSRYQMYVQVYFHPVSRSFEVLLQHLLERAKFLYDESKTDSRISTSFISPALMPLFAGEFTLEQYLMLDDSVMLANISEWRLADDAILADLATRFLDRKPLKSILIEDSARDLLPAITKLIASAGFDERYYTAENDSYDLPYDAYNPSDKKPRTQIEMMQPAGELFELSTQSALVAAMTGRIFGNARFFFPREMMNTQAVDDVMAPLYAEFQRYVHNETLVTPSEK, from the coding sequence ATGACGACAGAAGTAAAGGAAAAGGTCTTTCGTGACCCGGTACATAATTTTATTCGTGTCCAAGATCAAGTTATTCTTGATTTAATTGGGACGTCTGAATTTCAACGACTACGACGCATTAAGCAATTGGGTGTTGCTAGTGCCGTTTTTCACGGTGCTGAGCACTCACGTTTCTCACACTCACTAGGTGTGTATGAAATCGCGCGTCAGTTTGCTGACCATTTAGAAAAGTTTTATCCAACTCAGGAACCGGGTGATGGGTTGTGGGACCCAAGTGAGCGCTTGTTGCTGTTAACGTCAGCGCTGCTTCACGATTTGGGACACGGTCCTTACTCACACACGTTTGAACACATTTTCAATACGGACCATGAGTCGTACACGCAACAAATTATCTTGTCACCTGAGACGGAAATCAATCAAGTTTTGCGTCAGGTGGCCCCTGATTTCCCAACTAAGGTTGCGAGTGTCATCGCTAAGACCTACGAGAATCCACAAGTGGTGCAATTGATTTCTAGTCAAATCGACGCAGACCGCATGGATTATTTGTTGCGTGATGCGTATTACTCTGGTGCGACTTATGGTGAATTTGACTTAGCCCGCATCATTCACGTGATGCGTCCATACAAGGGTGGCATCGCTTTTGATCAAAAGGGGATGTATGCCGTGGAAGATTACGTGGTGTCACGCTATCAAATGTACGTGCAGGTCTATTTCCACCCAGTATCACGTTCGTTCGAAGTGTTGTTGCAGCACCTGCTAGAACGCGCAAAGTTTTTGTATGATGAGAGCAAGACAGATTCACGCATTTCGACGAGTTTCATCTCACCAGCGTTGATGCCATTGTTTGCTGGTGAATTTACATTGGAACAATACTTGATGCTGGATGATTCAGTGATGTTGGCCAATATTAGTGAGTGGCGTCTAGCGGATGATGCGATTTTGGCAGATTTAGCAACCCGATTTTTGGATCGCAAGCCATTGAAGTCAATTTTGATTGAAGATTCAGCACGCGACTTGCTACCGGCAATTACCAAATTGATTGCATCAGCTGGTTTTGACGAACGTTATTACACTGCTGAAAATGACAGTTATGATTTGCCATACGATGCGTATAATCCAAGTGATAAGAAGCCGCGTACACAGATTGAAATGATGCAACCAGCTGGGGAATTGTTTGAATTATCAACGCAAAGTGCGTTGGTGGCAGCAATGACTGGTCGTATTTTCGGAAACGCGCGCTTCTTCTTCCCACGTGAGATGATGAATACGCAAGCGGTTGATGATGTGATGGCACCACTATATGCCGAATTCCAACGCTACGTGCACAACGAGACGCTGGTAACGCCAAGTGAGAAATAA
- the yidA gene encoding sugar-phosphatase gives MGIKLITIDIDDTLVNTAKQVTPRVKAALQEATAQGVKVVLTTGRPLPGVQEYLDELGLNHQDDQYAITYNGGVVQTTNGEELGGKELAYSDYLRLREVADELGAYLQVETIDAAYTSAKEINYWASRENFLIKMPLIIKPVDEMDPNDHYVKFMFIGDESDIDSWRDALPADVKDAYYIVKSTPQHLEFMHKDATKGSGLLTLAAKLGIDQSETMALGDQQNDITMIEAAGLGVAMGNAVPEVKAVADVETTTQNTDGVGVAVEKWVLGRDVPELA, from the coding sequence ATGGGAATTAAGCTAATTACAATTGATATTGATGACACGCTAGTTAACACAGCAAAGCAAGTGACACCACGTGTGAAGGCTGCGCTACAAGAAGCAACTGCGCAAGGTGTGAAAGTTGTTTTGACAACTGGCCGTCCTTTGCCAGGTGTCCAAGAATATTTGGATGAACTGGGCTTGAATCACCAAGATGACCAATATGCAATTACGTATAACGGTGGTGTTGTGCAGACGACTAACGGTGAAGAACTTGGTGGTAAGGAATTGGCTTACTCGGATTACCTACGTTTGCGCGAGGTTGCCGATGAGTTGGGCGCATACTTGCAAGTCGAAACGATTGATGCCGCTTATACGTCAGCTAAAGAAATTAACTACTGGGCTAGCCGTGAGAACTTTTTGATTAAGATGCCACTCATCATTAAGCCGGTCGATGAAATGGATCCAAATGACCACTACGTTAAGTTTATGTTCATTGGGGATGAATCCGACATTGATAGTTGGCGCGATGCCTTGCCGGCCGATGTTAAGGACGCTTACTACATTGTGAAGTCAACGCCACAACACTTGGAGTTCATGCACAAGGATGCAACGAAGGGTAGTGGTTTGTTGACGTTAGCGGCTAAGCTAGGTATTGATCAATCTGAAACGATGGCTCTTGGTGATCAACAAAACGATATCACGATGATTGAGGCGGCTGGATTAGGCGTTGCAATGGGAAATGCTGTGCCTGAAGTGAAGGCTGTTGCAGACGTTGAAACGACGACACAAAACACAGATGGTGTTGGTGTGGCTGTTGAAAAGTGGGTTTTGGGACGCGATGTACCAGAACTAGCTTAA
- the rpoE gene encoding DNA-directed RNA polymerase subunit delta: MALTQFDGQNKAELSMIEVARAILSDRHDTMAFNDLLNEVQSFTGKSDEEIRARLAQFYTDLNIDGSFISLGDNMWGLRSWYPIDSIDEAVHLDLEEEEGQPKKKKRKKINAFLADVADDDDVIDYNDDDPEDDDFGEVEDEDETAAADSDDDDADDDDDDDSSDDFGNDEVAGGIGEEIGGIAPVDDDYGSGDIER, encoded by the coding sequence TTGGCATTAACACAATTTGACGGCCAAAATAAGGCTGAGCTTTCAATGATTGAAGTTGCTCGTGCGATTTTGTCTGACCGTCATGATACCATGGCGTTTAACGACTTGTTGAATGAAGTACAATCATTCACTGGTAAGTCAGATGAAGAGATTCGTGCGCGCTTGGCACAATTCTACACTGATTTGAATATTGACGGTTCATTCATTTCATTGGGTGATAACATGTGGGGACTACGTTCATGGTACCCAATCGACTCAATTGATGAAGCCGTTCACTTGGATCTTGAAGAAGAAGAAGGTCAACCAAAGAAGAAGAAGCGTAAGAAGATCAACGCCTTTTTGGCAGACGTTGCGGATGATGACGATGTTATCGACTACAACGATGATGATCCTGAAGACGACGACTTCGGTGAAGTTGAAGACGAAGATGAGACGGCAGCTGCTGATTCAGACGATGATGATGCAGATGACGACGATGATGACGATTCATCAGATGATTTCGGTAATGACGAAGTTGCTGGTGGTATCGGCGAAGAAATCGGTGGTATTGCACCAGTCGATGACGACTACGGTTCAGGTGACATCGAGCGATAA